DNA from Mesorhizobium huakuii:
GCTGGACGCGGTGCTTGCCCGTCCCCGTTATGGCCGGCAGCCGGCGGCGCGCAGTGATGAGACCACCGGTGTCGCCGGCCACCGCCACGGCAGCCGGACGCGCACGCTGACGGCGACCTTCGGCACCACCGAGATCACGGTTCCGCGGGCGCGCCTCGAAGCTGGCGAGGACAAGACGGTGGAATGGAAGAGCAAGGCCTTGCGCGCCTATCAGCGGCGCACGATGGCCGCCGACGCGCTGATCGCGTCGAGCTACCTGGCGGGCACGAACACCAGGCGCGTGCGGCGTGCGCTCGCCGCGCTGGCGGCGCGATCGGCAAGGACGTCGTCAGCCGCACCTGGCGCAAGGTGAAGACTGCGGATTTCACTAAATTGGGACAGCGATTTCGGTATGTCGCGGCCAAGCGTTTCGCAAAGTCGCGGACAAGGGAAGAGGATCGATTCCGGTTGCCTTGTTTCTGTCAGGAGCGATTGATTTCGGTTATTTCGTCGCCGGTCAAGAGCGTCGCTGTTTTCTGCTTTCGCATGCTATCGCCCTCGAGGGTTATGCGGTGGGCGTTGTGAACGATACGGTCCAGGATCGCATCGGCTAAAGTGGCCTCTCCGATCATTTCATGCCATGCGGCCACGGGAATTTGAGCGGTAATCAGGGTCGATTTGCGCCGGTAACGCTCCTCGAATTTCCAGAAGATCGAGCCTTTGTCTGTCACTCAGCGTATGCGTTCCCCAATCGTCGAGCACCAGCAACTGAACACGGGCCAGCTTGTCGATGAGGCGCGGGAAGCGCCCGTCGAGCCTTGCCAGTGCCAGGTCTTCGAACAGGCGTGGCATTCTGACGTAGAGCACGGAATAGTCGAGACGGGCCGCCTGTCGTGCGAAGGCGCAGGCGATCCAAGTCTTTCCGGTGCCCGTCAAGACAGCGCCACAATGCCGGGTGTCCGGCGTTTGAGGTCCGGATTTACTATCCGTTTCATCCTCGATGCGGCCAGATGGTTTCGATCACACTTCGGCGGCGGTTTGCAGGCGAGGATCACCTGGTCGTGGTTCAGCCTGACGGCACGCTCGCTCTGGTCCCGTCCTGGATGGCGGAGGCAGCGGCTGGCTCTGCCACTCTCACTACGTGCCCTGCGTTGTCGATCGGCCGGCTCATCGAATTGCGCGCGCGCCTCGATACGCTTCTAGCCTCTTGCGGCGGGGAATCGGCCTCGCGAGGAGGATGTGATCATGCGACCACGATACGACCAGCAGAGAGACTTGTTCGAGGTGGATCGAACGCTGACGGAGTTTCCAGTTGCGCAGAGGCGCGAGCTTGTCCGCCTGATCGAGTGCCTTCTGATCGAGGCAGTTGCCGCTTGCGAGGCAAACGTGCCATCCGACGGCCCCGAGACGAAGGAGGCTGCGCATGAGCAAGATCACGCATGAGCACCTGGGCCGTCAGGCCATCGTCTACATTCGTCAGTCGACCGCCGATCAGGTTGCCAACAACCTGGAGAGCCAGCGCCGCCAATACGGCCTTGCGGATCGGGCGCGACAGCTCGGCTGGAGCGATGTCGCCGTCATTGATGACGACCTCGGCCGCTCCGGCGGCGGTGTCGCGCGGCCCGGCTTCGAGAAGCTGTTGGCAGCCATCTGCGAAGGACGCGTTGGTGCCGTGGTCTCGATCGAGGCGTCGAGACTGGCTCGCAACGGCCGCGACTGGCACACGTTGCTGGAGTTCTGTGGTCTCGTCGGCACGCTCATCCTCGACGAGGACGGCATCTACGATGCTCGCCACCCCAACGACCGACTGTTGCTCGGCATGAAGGGAACCATGAGCGAGATGGAGCTGTCGGTACTGCGCCAACGCTCGCTTGAGGCCCTGAAGCAGAAGGCGCGCCGCGGCGAGCTGTTCATGACGGTTGCCATCGGTTACGTGCGGATCGGCAACAACCGCATCGAGAAGGATCCTGATCGGCGCATTGTGGAGGCGATCGCGCTCATCTTCGCCAAGTTCGCCGAGATGCAGTCGGTGCGTCAGGTGCATCTCTGGTTCAGGCACGAGCGCATCCCATTGCCCGCTGTCATCTACGGTGCCGAGGGTCGCCTGATTGAGTGGAAGTTACCGGTGTACAACACGATCCTGCACATCCTGACCAACCCGATCTACGCCGGTGCCTATGCTTTTGGGCGCACCGGCAGCCGCGTCAGCATTGACGCCGGCCGCAAAAAGGTGGTGCGTGGCTTCAAGAAGGAGCGCAAGGACTGGGAGGTGTTGATTCCGAACCACCACGAGGGTTATCTGAGCTGGGCAGCCTACGAGAGGAACCTGGGCCTGATCGCGGACAACGCCAATGGCAAGAACCCTATGAGCCGTGGTGCCCTGCGTCGGGGTGAGGCGCTGCTCGCCGGCCTGCTGCGGTGTGGTCATTGCGGACGCAAGCTGCACGTTGCTTACTCCGGCACCGACGGCAACACAGGCCGCTATCACTGCAGGGGTGGCTTCCTCAATCACGGCGGCGATCGCTGCATCTCGTTTGGAGGCATGCGTGTTGACCGCGATATCGGCGCCGAGGTCATCGTGCGCCTGCAACCGCTTGGTATCGAGGCCGCGCTCGCAGCACAGACTGTCCGCAGCCGGGCGAGCGAGGACAAGCGACGACAGGTCGAGCTGGCACTGGAGCAGGCCCGCTACGAAGTCGGCCGCGCCCGTCGCCAGTATGATGCCGTCGATCCCGACAACCGCCTCGTCGCTGCGGAGTTGGAGACGCGATGGAATGAACGACTGACCGTCGTCCGCGATCTGGAGACGGACCTGGAGGAATTGACGACATCATCCGCTACCGAGCCGATGCCTGTCGATCACGAGCGACTGATGCTGCTCGGTGCCGATCTGCAAAGGGCATGGACCAGCGCCGGCGTGACATCAGAGGCAAAGAAACGCATCGTGCGCACGCTGATCGACGAGATTGTCGTCCGCATCGAGGACAGCAAGCTGGATCTCGTCATTCGCTGGCACGGCGGAGCCCATTCGGCCCTCAAGGTCAAGAAAAACCGCTCCGGCCAGCACCGCTGGAGCGCCGAAGGCGAGACCATCGATTTGGTGCGTGTGCTGGCTCGACAGATGCCGGACAGGGCGATCGCCTCCGTACTCAACCGGGCCGGCAAAACGACGGGACGCGGCAACGGCTGGACGCAATCACGGGTGTGCAGCCTGCGTAATCACAATGAGATTCCAGCCTATCGGGAAGGCGAGCGTCAGGAGCGCGGTGAGGTCACGCTCGACGAGGCTGCGACGGCTCTGTCTGTCAGCCCATCGACCGTGCGCCGTCTGATCAAAGATGGTCAACTTTCGGCGAACCAGCTCTGTAAGGGAGCACCCTGGATCATCCGCGCCCTCGATTTGGACCGAAGCGACGTGAAGGGTGCAGCGACTGCTCGTCGTCTGAGACGGCCGCCGTCCAGCAATCCTCGGCAAAAAACCCTTGAACTTCAATGACATGGAAAGGTGAGCATTATGAAGCAGGCTCGGTTTGGCCTGTCAGAATCAAGTTCTCGTTTGCCTTCAGCCATGCTCCTTGCGCTAGGGATAAGACGTTGCGGCGATCAAGACCGCGGTGGGTGCTGAAGTCGATGTCTTCGATCGAAGCATTGGCAAACCGCAGCTTTGCCGTTGCCAGTCGATTGGTCAGCCGCTTGTCTGTTCTCAGTGCGATCTCGCGATCGAGCATCAGGCCGAGCCGTTCGTCGAAGCTGAGGTCGCTTCCATGGCTCTGCTCACCAAGCTGGCGATAGGCGGCAGCCATTCCGGCAAGACCGAGCGTGTGCATTTGATCAAGCATTGGATGGGTCAGCATCTGGTATCCTTTCTCATTGATAGTAGGTTTTGCCGCGGATGTTGCCGTGCGGCGGTGCCGGCTTGACGGCCTCACTCATAGGCGGGGCTTGGTCGAGACCCGATTTGAGAATGTTGGCGACGGACGAATAGCTGAGAGCATTGATGATCAGCGCCCGCTCACACGCCATTTCCAGGCGGTCGGATTTGTAGCGTCGCGCCAGGGAAAGGATGCCCTGTGCGGACCGAT
Protein-coding regions in this window:
- a CDS encoding recombinase family protein, whose product is MSKITHEHLGRQAIVYIRQSTADQVANNLESQRRQYGLADRARQLGWSDVAVIDDDLGRSGGGVARPGFEKLLAAICEGRVGAVVSIEASRLARNGRDWHTLLEFCGLVGTLILDEDGIYDARHPNDRLLLGMKGTMSEMELSVLRQRSLEALKQKARRGELFMTVAIGYVRIGNNRIEKDPDRRIVEAIALIFAKFAEMQSVRQVHLWFRHERIPLPAVIYGAEGRLIEWKLPVYNTILHILTNPIYAGAYAFGRTGSRVSIDAGRKKVVRGFKKERKDWEVLIPNHHEGYLSWAAYERNLGLIADNANGKNPMSRGALRRGEALLAGLLRCGHCGRKLHVAYSGTDGNTGRYHCRGGFLNHGGDRCISFGGMRVDRDIGAEVIVRLQPLGIEAALAAQTVRSRASEDKRRQVELALEQARYEVGRARRQYDAVDPDNRLVAAELETRWNERLTVVRDLETDLEELTTSSATEPMPVDHERLMLLGADLQRAWTSAGVTSEAKKRIVRTLIDEIVVRIEDSKLDLVIRWHGGAHSALKVKKNRSGQHRWSAEGETIDLVRVLARQMPDRAIASVLNRAGKTTGRGNGWTQSRVCSLRNHNEIPAYREGERQERGEVTLDEAATALSVSPSTVRRLIKDGQLSANQLCKGAPWIIRALDLDRSDVKGAATARRLRRPPSSNPRQKTLELQ
- a CDS encoding ATP-binding protein, whose amino-acid sequence is MLTHPMLDQMHTLGLAGMAAAYRQLGEQSHGSDLSFDERLGLMLDREIALRTDKRLTNRLATAKLRFANASIEDIDFSTHRGLDRRNVLSLAQGAWLKANENLILTGQTEPAS